A stretch of the Saprospiraceae bacterium genome encodes the following:
- the uvrB gene encoding excinuclease ABC subunit UvrB, which yields MTFKLESVYKPTGDQPQAIEQLVDGINKQERQQVLLGVTGSGKTFTVANVIAQVNKPTLVMTHNKTLTAQLYGEFKEFFPDNAVEYFVSYYDYYQPEAYLSVTDTFIEKDLMINEEVDKLRLKATSSLLSGRRDIIIVATVSCIFGMGNPEDYKTGIIRIQKGQVYPRNAFLYKLVDSLYSRTETQLNRGEFRVKGDTVDIHLPYADYGYRIHFFGDEIENIDQIELSSGKRVTSMDHAAIFPANLYVAPKDRLKNIIYSIEDELRAQKIYFESERKYLEAKRIEERTQFDLEMIRELGYCSGIENYSRFFDGRVPGTRPFCLLDYFPDDYLLIVDESHVTIPQIRGMWGGDRARKQNLVQFGFRLPSALDNRPLNFDEFEQQINQVIYVSATPGNYELTQTEGVFVEQVVRPTGLLDPPIEIRPSFNQIDDLMHEIQQRKAKSERVLVTTLTKRMAEELSKYFQGLNILCKYIHSEIDTMERVEILRDLRLGEFDVLVGVNLLREGLDLPEVSLVAILDADKEGFLRNDRSLTQTAGRAARNVNGLVLFYADKITDSMQRTIDETNRRRIIQMAYNEEHQITPQTLSKTREEIMHKSSILDMRGHSKVYFEKDETNIAADPLVAYMNRDQLEKLIQQTELKMKQAAKDLDFIQAASHRDEMNALKKRLKEI from the coding sequence ATGACGTTTAAACTAGAATCTGTTTACAAACCTACCGGTGATCAACCACAGGCCATCGAACAATTGGTTGATGGGATTAACAAGCAGGAGCGTCAACAGGTTTTATTGGGGGTAACCGGATCGGGTAAAACCTTCACCGTTGCCAATGTAATCGCCCAGGTCAATAAACCAACCTTGGTGATGACGCACAATAAAACCTTGACCGCACAATTGTACGGAGAATTCAAAGAATTTTTTCCGGATAATGCTGTGGAGTATTTTGTTTCCTATTACGATTATTACCAACCGGAAGCCTACCTGTCTGTAACCGATACCTTTATTGAAAAGGATCTAATGATCAATGAAGAGGTCGACAAATTGCGTTTAAAAGCAACTTCCTCCTTGCTTTCCGGCCGCAGAGATATCATTATTGTGGCAACCGTTTCCTGTATTTTTGGTATGGGTAATCCGGAGGATTATAAAACTGGAATTATCCGGATTCAAAAAGGACAAGTTTATCCCCGCAATGCATTTTTATACAAACTGGTAGATAGTTTATACAGCCGTACAGAAACCCAATTAAACCGGGGAGAATTCAGGGTCAAAGGCGATACGGTGGATATTCATTTACCCTATGCGGATTATGGCTACCGCATTCATTTTTTTGGAGATGAAATTGAAAACATTGATCAAATTGAATTAAGCAGCGGCAAACGGGTCACGAGCATGGATCATGCTGCCATTTTTCCAGCAAATTTATATGTAGCACCTAAGGACCGTTTGAAAAACATCATTTATTCTATTGAAGATGAATTGCGAGCCCAAAAAATATATTTTGAATCTGAACGAAAATATTTGGAAGCGAAGCGGATTGAAGAACGAACGCAATTTGATTTGGAAATGATTCGCGAATTAGGCTATTGCAGTGGAATTGAAAACTACTCCCGTTTTTTTGATGGCAGAGTTCCAGGTACCCGACCCTTTTGCTTGTTGGATTATTTTCCGGATGATTATTTATTAATTGTTGACGAAAGCCACGTAACAATCCCACAAATACGGGGAATGTGGGGAGGCGACCGGGCCCGGAAACAAAACCTGGTGCAATTTGGATTTCGACTTCCATCTGCTTTGGATAACCGACCTTTAAATTTTGATGAATTTGAACAACAAATCAATCAGGTTATTTACGTCAGTGCAACGCCTGGGAATTATGAATTGACACAAACAGAAGGTGTATTTGTCGAACAAGTAGTACGACCCACCGGTTTATTAGATCCTCCAATTGAAATCCGTCCGTCTTTTAATCAGATTGATGATTTAATGCATGAAATTCAACAGCGAAAAGCAAAATCAGAACGTGTGTTGGTAACAACACTGACAAAACGAATGGCTGAGGAATTGAGTAAATATTTTCAAGGATTGAATATTTTGTGTAAATACATCCACTCAGAAATTGATACCATGGAACGTGTAGAAATTTTGCGCGATTTGCGTTTGGGTGAATTTGATGTACTGGTGGGAGTTAATTTGTTGCGGGAAGGATTGGATTTGCCTGAAGTTTCTTTAGTAGCAATATTGGATGCAGATAAAGAAGGATTTTTAAGAAATGACAGATCCCTGACACAAACTGCGGGACGTGCAGCAAGAAACGTCAACGGACTGGTGTTGTTTTATGCAGATAAAATCACCGATTCCATGCAGCGGACTATTGATGAAACCAATCGTCGGCGCATTATCCAAATGGCTTACAATGAAGAACACCAGATTACTCCACAAACCCTCAGTAAAACGAGGGAAGAAATCATGCATAAGAGTTCGATTCTGGATATGAGGGGACATTCCAAAGTTTATTTTGAAAAAGATGAAACAAATATTGCAGCCGATCCATTGGTTGCATATATGAATCGGGATCAATTGGAAAAACTCATTCAACAAACAGAATTAAAAATGAAACAAGCAGCTAAAGATCTTGATTTCATTCAGGCTGCCTCCCACCGGGATGAAATGAATGCATTAAAAAAACGATTGAAAGAAATTTAA
- a CDS encoding ABC-F family ATP-binding cassette domain-containing protein: MNYLNFEHITKKFGEKTLFEDLAIAISQGDKAAIVARNGSGKSSLIRIIAGIDSPDGDLASMYINKDIRIGYLSQDPDFSPDDSLLDAILNANEAWMAPLKALYHAQHTHDQKEMEEALAQMDEHHAWELDTTMRELFGKFQLPDFNFKVRNLSGGQKKRLAMVRILCGKPEFLILDEPTNHLDLEMIEWLEKYLESSQITLLMVTHDRYFLNNVCNQIYELDRGVLYKYQGDYETFLEKKAIRMQNEESYRDKTEKLLRKELDWVRRMPKARTTKNKARVDRFYDLKESLVGPKEAGIIEFEIEQPRLGTKVLELHNISKSYDHKWIVKNFSYKFKPTDRIGIIGPNGSGKTSLLKLFTGTAKVDQGKIILGETVQFGYYQQDGLQIIEDKRVIDVIRDIADYIPLKKGHKLSAEALLERFLFPRPQQQVFVSQLSGGEKRRLYLLTILISNPNFLILDEPTNDLDIITLNVLEEYLQDFPGCVLVVSHDRYFMDKIVQHIFVLKDEGVIEDFPGNYTNYRNVQDAVKEQEQSIKNSDIPKDPVSRDRRTGQQEKKELIKIEKELEKLLTERDVLVGKFSDGTLQIDQMAEVNKRLTEIQEIIRQKEARWMELVDAGA, translated from the coding sequence GTGAATTATCTCAATTTTGAACATATCACTAAAAAATTTGGTGAAAAGACTTTATTTGAAGATCTGGCAATTGCGATCAGTCAGGGTGACAAAGCAGCAATTGTAGCCCGGAATGGCAGCGGAAAGTCATCTTTGATTCGGATCATTGCCGGAATCGATAGTCCGGATGGTGATTTGGCAAGCATGTATATCAATAAAGACATTCGGATCGGGTATTTGAGTCAGGACCCTGATTTTAGCCCGGATGACAGTTTATTAGATGCGATATTAAATGCCAATGAAGCCTGGATGGCTCCCCTGAAAGCCCTGTATCATGCACAACATACCCACGATCAAAAGGAAATGGAAGAGGCATTGGCCCAAATGGATGAACATCATGCCTGGGAATTGGATACTACCATGCGGGAATTGTTTGGAAAATTTCAATTACCGGATTTTAATTTTAAAGTTAGAAATCTAAGTGGCGGACAAAAAAAGCGTTTGGCCATGGTTCGGATTTTATGTGGAAAACCTGAATTTTTAATTCTTGATGAACCTACCAATCACCTGGATTTGGAAATGATCGAATGGTTGGAAAAATATTTGGAAAGTTCTCAGATTACCTTGCTGATGGTTACGCATGATCGCTATTTTCTAAATAATGTCTGCAACCAGATTTATGAACTGGATCGGGGAGTTTTATACAAGTATCAAGGAGATTATGAGACCTTCTTGGAAAAAAAGGCGATTCGTATGCAAAACGAAGAAAGCTACCGGGATAAAACTGAAAAATTATTGCGTAAGGAGTTGGATTGGGTTAGACGAATGCCCAAGGCCCGGACAACTAAAAATAAAGCACGTGTAGATCGTTTTTATGATCTGAAAGAATCATTGGTTGGACCTAAAGAAGCGGGAATTATTGAATTTGAAATTGAACAACCGCGATTAGGTACTAAAGTTTTGGAGTTGCACAATATTTCCAAATCTTATGATCATAAATGGATTGTAAAAAATTTCAGTTATAAATTTAAACCCACCGATCGAATTGGAATTATTGGTCCAAATGGTTCCGGTAAAACGAGTTTGTTGAAACTATTTACCGGGACTGCTAAAGTGGATCAGGGTAAAATAATTTTAGGAGAAACCGTTCAATTTGGATATTATCAACAAGATGGATTGCAGATCATTGAAGACAAACGCGTCATTGATGTCATTCGGGACATTGCTGATTATATTCCATTAAAGAAAGGACATAAGCTATCTGCGGAGGCATTGCTTGAGCGATTTTTATTTCCAAGACCGCAACAACAAGTTTTTGTTTCTCAATTGAGCGGAGGTGAAAAACGCAGATTGTATTTATTGACAATTCTCATTTCCAATCCTAATTTTTTAATACTGGATGAGCCTACCAATGATTTGGATATTATTACTTTAAACGTATTGGAAGAATACTTGCAAGATTTTCCGGGATGTGTATTGGTAGTCAGTCACGATCGATATTTTATGGATAAGATAGTCCAGCATATTTTTGTATTGAAGGATGAAGGGGTGATTGAAGATTTTCCTGGAAATTATACCAACTATCGAAACGTGCAGGATGCAGTTAAGGAACAGGAGCAATCAATTAAGAATTCTGATATTCCAAAAGATCCTGTAAGCCGAGATAGACGGACTGGCCAACAAGAGAAAAAAGAGTTAATTAAAATAGAAAAAGAGCTGGAAAAATTATTGACAGAGCGGGATGTTTTGGTTGGCAAATTTTCTGATGGCACCTTACAAATTGATCAAATGGCTGAGGTCAACAAGCGGTTGACAGAAATTCAGGAGATCATTCGGCAAAAAGAGGCCCGTTGGATGGAATTAGTGGATGCGGGAGCTTGA
- a CDS encoding MBL fold metallo-hydrolase — MKSFCELWFLLFMFSFNWNLSAQDSSTVLLLGIAQDGSYPHMGCEANCCKPAWKDSKKARMGVSLAVIDPQNKKWYLFEATPDISKQIHLFNQLTNNQYPLMPDGIFITHAHIGHYSGLMQLGREVKNSKEIPVFGLERFCNFIKENGPWSQLVKLNNIVLQAINPDQKIVLSASLSVTAFTVPHRDEFSETAGFKINSGGKSYLFIPDIDKWNLWNRNIVDEVKNVDLAFLDATFYSMDELKSRNIQEVPHPTVKETMDLFLNESKACKSKIVFIHMNHTNPLIWSKRYQKEVLNEGFKIGIQGERY, encoded by the coding sequence ATGAAGTCGTTTTGTGAATTATGGTTTCTTCTTTTTATGTTCTCTTTTAATTGGAACCTAAGCGCTCAAGATAGTTCAACCGTTCTCTTATTAGGAATTGCTCAAGATGGATCCTATCCGCATATGGGATGTGAAGCCAATTGCTGTAAGCCTGCCTGGAAGGATTCCAAAAAAGCGCGCATGGGGGTGTCACTGGCTGTAATCGATCCACAAAATAAAAAGTGGTATTTGTTTGAAGCGACTCCAGATATTTCAAAACAGATTCATTTGTTTAATCAACTAACGAACAATCAATACCCACTCATGCCTGATGGCATTTTTATTACGCATGCACACATCGGTCATTACAGTGGATTGATGCAATTGGGAAGGGAAGTAAAAAATTCAAAAGAAATTCCAGTATTTGGTTTGGAACGCTTTTGCAATTTTATTAAAGAGAATGGTCCGTGGAGTCAGTTAGTAAAACTTAATAACATTGTATTACAAGCGATTAATCCGGATCAAAAAATTGTACTTTCTGCTTCTTTATCAGTTACGGCATTTACTGTGCCGCATCGCGATGAGTTTTCAGAGACCGCAGGATTTAAAATAAACAGTGGAGGAAAATCCTATTTGTTTATACCGGATATTGACAAATGGAATTTATGGAATCGCAACATAGTGGACGAAGTTAAAAATGTGGACCTTGCTTTTTTAGATGCTACTTTTTATTCAATGGATGAATTAAAATCACGGAATATTCAGGAGGTCCCGCATCCTACTGTTAAAGAAACTATGGATTTGTTCCTCAACGAATCAAAAGCGTGTAAATCCAAAATTGTTTTCATTCACATGAATCATACCAATCCATTAATTTGGTCAAAGCGTTACCAAAAAGAAGTTTTAAACGAAGGATTTAAAATCGGGATTCAGGGGGAGCGATATTAG
- a CDS encoding response regulator transcription factor: protein MKKARLLYAEDDETLSFITKDHLELQGYEVVHCSSGAAAFEKFKNEKFELVILDVMLPEMDGFTIAENIRKKDHQVPILFLTAKSLKEDRIHGLRLGGDDYLTKPFSIEELILKIEIFLRRSKVFEAPSEEKEIQVGKYIYMPLEYQLVLNEDARILTQRESELLSFLLKNKNKVIKRSVILETLWGEDDYFMGRSLDVFISRLRKYLSEDLDIKIDNIHGIGFKFICP from the coding sequence ATGAAAAAAGCGCGATTACTTTACGCAGAAGATGACGAAACCTTATCATTCATAACCAAAGACCACCTGGAGCTTCAGGGTTATGAAGTTGTGCATTGTTCCAGTGGAGCCGCTGCATTCGAAAAATTTAAAAATGAGAAATTCGAGCTGGTCATTCTAGATGTCATGTTACCAGAAATGGATGGGTTTACTATTGCAGAAAATATCCGTAAAAAGGACCATCAGGTACCTATCTTGTTTTTAACTGCAAAATCATTAAAAGAGGATCGCATCCATGGACTTAGATTAGGTGGGGATGATTATCTGACAAAGCCATTTAGCATTGAGGAACTCATCCTTAAAATAGAAATCTTTTTAAGAAGAAGTAAAGTATTTGAAGCGCCTTCTGAAGAAAAGGAAATTCAGGTTGGCAAATATATTTACATGCCGCTTGAATATCAATTGGTCCTTAATGAGGATGCGAGAATTTTAACCCAGCGCGAAAGTGAATTGCTTAGTTTTCTATTAAAAAATAAAAATAAAGTCATTAAACGTTCAGTAATTCTTGAAACCTTGTGGGGTGAAGATGACTATTTTATGGGAAGAAGTTTGGATGTATTTATTTCCAGATTGAGAAAATATTTAAGTGAAGACCTGGACATTAAAATTGATAATATACACGGAATCGGATTTAAATTTATATGCCCCTGA
- a CDS encoding uroporphyrinogen-III synthase, producing the protein MPTKPTAIVAKKTNRYKKVKSILLSQPKPERSPYFELETKFNVTVDWRPFIQVEGYTEKEFRRQRIRHDEYPNVIFTSKSAIENYFRLAEEMRFKINEMNKYFCATEAIANYLQKFIIFRKRKVFNGTKSVTELTNYFNKHKETGPFLIPCSETGNPEVANYLKSLKVKFHESPMYHTVSANLSDLKEIKYDIIVFFSQLEIKSLFDNFADFVQGDTRIAAFGNAAAKAVVDAGLILDIQAPTVETPSMTMALEEYLKLSNK; encoded by the coding sequence ATGCCGACCAAACCGACTGCCATCGTTGCAAAAAAAACAAATAGGTATAAGAAGGTTAAATCCATCTTATTATCTCAGCCTAAGCCAGAACGATCTCCTTATTTCGAATTGGAAACGAAGTTTAATGTCACAGTGGATTGGCGTCCATTCATTCAAGTGGAAGGTTATACTGAAAAAGAATTCAGGAGACAACGGATACGGCACGATGAATACCCAAATGTCATTTTCACCAGTAAGAGTGCCATAGAAAATTACTTCAGACTTGCAGAAGAAATGCGTTTCAAAATCAATGAAATGAATAAGTATTTCTGTGCAACGGAAGCCATTGCAAACTACTTGCAAAAATTTATTATTTTTAGAAAAAGGAAAGTTTTTAATGGGACCAAATCGGTTACTGAATTAACCAACTACTTCAACAAACATAAAGAAACAGGACCCTTTTTAATACCCTGTTCTGAAACGGGCAATCCCGAAGTTGCCAATTATTTAAAATCATTGAAAGTAAAATTTCATGAATCCCCAATGTATCATACGGTGAGTGCAAATCTTTCAGATTTAAAAGAAATCAAATACGATATCATTGTTTTTTTTAGCCAATTAGAAATCAAATCCCTGTTTGACAATTTTGCTGATTTTGTGCAAGGAGATACCCGCATTGCCGCTTTTGGAAATGCTGCAGCTAAAGCAGTCGTTGATGCCGGATTGATACTTGATATTCAAGCCCCTACTGTCGAAACGCCTTCCATGACCATGGCTTTGGAAGAGTATTTAAAGCTCAGCAATAAATAA
- a CDS encoding DUF4271 domain-containing protein — protein MPLIRILSVLICLTLIQAVQPIYGQSQNPFELIKSKSPSEIPAEIIDTTPLSNLINPFELRPGQTQKIKGSPGAQDIQYFKWIQEPNNSRINTTDVQSLLFWALLFLSFLLAIALNINRNVTIKLYRSLLNLNFLSLLYRESKEENFLIYYLLYGLYFIGISLFLYLSIIHFKGLREPVYILYITLFILTIYSIRHISLKVLGLIYGVYKEADRYLFSIVIFSCIMAIILIPADFVITFVSPAIAQKSIYIIISLFAFLYLYRQLREIIFSANIWREHIFHFLLYLCTFEIAPLVLMFKFLERQGVF, from the coding sequence ATGCCCCTGATCCGAATTTTAAGCGTACTAATTTGTTTGACCTTGATTCAGGCTGTCCAACCCATCTACGGACAGTCCCAAAATCCATTTGAATTAATAAAAAGCAAGAGTCCTTCTGAGATCCCTGCAGAAATTATAGATACAACACCCTTAAGCAATTTAATTAACCCGTTTGAATTAAGACCCGGTCAAACACAAAAAATAAAAGGCTCCCCTGGTGCGCAGGATATCCAATATTTTAAATGGATTCAGGAACCAAACAACAGCAGAATCAATACCACGGATGTACAATCCTTGCTTTTTTGGGCACTCTTGTTTTTAAGTTTTCTTTTAGCCATTGCATTAAACATCAACCGGAATGTTACGATTAAGTTATATCGGAGCTTATTGAATCTCAATTTTCTGAGTTTGTTATACCGGGAGAGTAAAGAGGAGAATTTTTTAATTTATTATCTATTGTACGGACTATACTTTATTGGCATCAGTCTGTTTTTATATCTATCTATTATCCATTTTAAAGGACTCAGAGAACCTGTCTACATTCTATATATTACCCTGTTTATTTTAACGATTTACAGCATTCGCCATATCAGTTTAAAAGTATTGGGCTTGATTTATGGAGTTTATAAGGAAGCGGACCGGTATTTATTTAGCATAGTGATCTTCTCCTGTATCATGGCCATTATTCTGATTCCGGCAGATTTTGTGATTACATTTGTCAGTCCGGCGATTGCCCAGAAGTCTATCTATATCATTATCAGCCTGTTTGCTTTCCTATACCTGTACCGGCAATTGCGGGAGATTATCTTTTCGGCAAATATTTGGCGGGAGCACATTTTTCATTTTTTATTGTATCTTTGCACCTTCGAAATTGCACCCCTTGTCTTAATGTTCAAATTTCTGGAAAGGCAGGGCGTGTTTTGA
- a CDS encoding HAMP domain-containing histidine kinase, translated as MTSGKITAIIILSVLIILGILGMQAYFIKQNFNKEEASFHQSVSIALRNAANGIAKYNKAKLTEKGLIVRESGNFYLVNVNTPVDQSVLAVLLETEFDKQGINIPFEYGIYDCSTNELIYSDCCNVPGKKKITNKKKKASKTDITNYFVVRFPEKESFVYQKLGYVIFFSGLILAACLTLAGAIFIILRQKRYSDLMRDFVNNMTHEFKTPISSIKISADVLLNHPLIEEDKRLLQYAQIIKDQNQRLNDQVEKVLQIAKMESSSFSLRKEEMDIHENLKEICNQLQMRIRDTGGTMEYDLKALNHKVKADRFHMMNVFSNLLDNAVKYSKDQPHIKVRTVDQNGSCLLEIEDQGIGIQKDELPYLFQKFYRVSTGDVHNVKGFGIGLYYVKRICDEHGFELSIDSEYNKGTIVRILLKNSYR; from the coding sequence TTGACATCTGGTAAAATTACAGCGATAATCATCCTGAGTGTGTTGATCATTCTGGGCATTTTAGGAATGCAGGCTTATTTTATTAAACAAAATTTTAATAAGGAAGAGGCTAGCTTTCACCAGTCGGTAAGCATTGCATTGCGAAATGCAGCCAATGGGATTGCAAAATACAATAAAGCCAAATTGACAGAAAAAGGGCTGATTGTTAGAGAATCGGGTAACTTTTATCTTGTTAATGTAAATACACCTGTCGATCAATCGGTACTGGCTGTTTTACTGGAAACAGAATTTGATAAACAAGGAATCAACATCCCATTCGAATATGGTATTTATGATTGTTCGACGAATGAGTTAATCTATAGTGACTGTTGTAATGTTCCGGGTAAAAAGAAAATTACCAACAAAAAGAAAAAAGCAAGCAAGACGGATATCACCAATTATTTTGTAGTTCGGTTTCCTGAAAAAGAATCTTTTGTATATCAAAAATTAGGCTATGTTATTTTCTTTTCAGGATTGATTCTGGCAGCGTGTTTAACATTGGCGGGAGCAATTTTTATTATTCTTCGTCAAAAAAGATATTCTGATTTGATGCGGGATTTTGTAAACAACATGACGCATGAATTTAAAACGCCCATATCTTCCATAAAAATTTCTGCCGATGTATTATTAAATCATCCATTAATTGAAGAAGATAAACGGTTGTTGCAGTATGCCCAGATCATTAAAGATCAAAATCAACGATTGAATGATCAGGTAGAGAAGGTATTGCAAATTGCGAAAATGGAGTCATCTTCATTTAGTTTGCGTAAAGAAGAAATGGATATTCATGAAAATTTAAAAGAAATTTGCAACCAACTTCAAATGCGAATCCGGGACACCGGAGGTACTATGGAGTATGATTTAAAAGCCCTGAACCATAAAGTAAAAGCGGATCGCTTTCATATGATGAATGTATTTTCAAATTTATTGGATAATGCAGTCAAATACAGCAAGGACCAACCGCATATTAAGGTGCGTACGGTGGACCAAAATGGAAGCTGTTTATTAGAAATTGAAGATCAAGGGATTGGAATTCAAAAAGACGAGCTTCCGTATTTATTTCAAAAATTTTACCGGGTTTCAACCGGAGATGTTCACAATGTAAAAGGCTTTGGAATTGGGCTGTATTATGTGAAAAGGATCTGCGACGAACATGGTTTTGAACTTAGTATAGACAGTGAATACAACAAAGGCACAATTGTACGTATATTGCTCAAAAATTCTTATCGATGA
- the murA gene encoding UDP-N-acetylglucosamine 1-carboxyvinyltransferase, with the protein MPGNDCFEVIGGKKLKGSLQPQGAKNEALQILCATLLTDQAVRINNLPDILDIRHLIELIAGLGVKVIKHDAHSYTFEASTVDLDYFGTPEFQNNARKIRGSVMLLAPLLARFKRAVLPKPGGDKIGRRRLDTHFLGLQKLNADFQFDDLKSEYRITADQLKGAYILMDEISVTGTANVLMAATLAKGTTTIYNAACEPYIQQLCHMLIRMGAKISGLGSNLLVIDGVEKLKGTEHTLLPDMIEIGSFISLAAMTQSELRITNAGIEYLGIIPFVFERMGVRMVFEQDDILIPEQEEYTIQSFMDGSIMTIYDAPWPGFSPDLMSALLVMAIQAKGSVLIHQKMFESRLFFVDKLIDMGAQIILCDPHRATVIGLNRKFSLRGIDMTSPDIRAGVALLIAALSANGKSTIRSIHQIDRGYERIDERLNAVGASIVRL; encoded by the coding sequence ATGCCAGGAAATGATTGTTTTGAAGTAATAGGTGGTAAGAAATTAAAAGGTAGTTTGCAACCACAGGGTGCGAAAAACGAAGCCCTTCAAATTTTATGTGCTACGCTTTTAACGGACCAAGCCGTACGAATTAATAATCTTCCGGATATTCTTGATATTCGTCATTTGATTGAATTAATTGCCGGACTGGGAGTGAAGGTAATAAAGCACGATGCCCACAGTTATACCTTTGAAGCAAGCACCGTAGATCTCGATTATTTCGGCACACCCGAATTTCAAAACAATGCCAGGAAAATCAGGGGCTCTGTCATGCTGTTGGCGCCCTTATTGGCTCGTTTCAAGCGGGCTGTATTGCCTAAACCAGGTGGAGATAAGATCGGTCGGAGACGATTGGACACCCATTTTTTAGGATTGCAAAAGCTCAATGCTGATTTTCAATTTGATGATTTAAAATCTGAATACCGGATTACCGCAGATCAGTTAAAGGGAGCCTACATCCTGATGGATGAAATCTCTGTAACGGGAACAGCCAATGTCCTGATGGCTGCAACCCTTGCAAAAGGCACGACCACCATTTACAATGCTGCCTGCGAACCCTACATTCAGCAATTATGTCACATGTTAATCCGCATGGGAGCCAAAATCAGCGGATTGGGTTCAAATTTATTGGTTATTGATGGGGTAGAAAAACTTAAGGGCACCGAACATACCTTATTGCCGGATATGATTGAAATTGGCAGCTTTATCAGCCTGGCAGCAATGACTCAATCAGAATTGCGCATTACCAATGCAGGGATTGAATATTTAGGAATTATACCTTTTGTATTTGAGCGTATGGGTGTTCGAATGGTATTCGAACAAGACGATATTCTGATTCCTGAACAAGAAGAATATACCATACAGAGTTTTATGGATGGTTCCATTATGACCATTTACGATGCACCCTGGCCGGGATTTTCTCCGGATTTAATGAGTGCCCTTTTGGTCATGGCAATTCAGGCAAAAGGCAGCGTACTGATTCATCAAAAAATGTTTGAGTCCCGTTTATTTTTTGTGGATAAACTCATTGATATGGGAGCCCAAATTATTTTATGCGATCCACACAGGGCCACCGTCATCGGACTGAATAGAAAATTTAGCTTGCGAGGCATTGACATGACCTCTCCCGATATCCGTGCAGGGGTTGCGCTTCTCATCGCTGCATTATCTGCAAATGGAAAAAGCACGATCCGTTCCATACATCAAATTGACCGTGGCTACGAACGCATTGATGAGCGCTTGAATGCCGTAGGAGCGTCGATTGTCAGATTGTAG
- a CDS encoding CoA pyrophosphatase, which yields MDRIHKISNNILSGLPGKAAHQRLAPFASRLDYKIPTNAQQAAVLILLYQKNQKFYFPLITRQSNHPQDKHKGQIALPGGRVDPTDQDTWDTALRETVEEIGVAKDRIRKIGALSSLYIPVSDFLVYPYVAYFEGLPVFEIQEQEILSIHEIELDQLQLAENRKNQELKTSQGPIMTVPTIQINELVIWGATGMILEEFTDLLI from the coding sequence ATGGATCGAATTCATAAAATTTCAAATAATATCCTGTCCGGACTTCCAGGTAAGGCAGCGCACCAAAGGCTGGCACCTTTCGCATCCCGCCTGGACTATAAGATTCCGACAAATGCTCAGCAGGCAGCTGTATTGATCCTGCTATACCAAAAAAATCAAAAGTTCTACTTTCCACTAATAACCCGCCAGTCCAACCATCCTCAGGATAAGCACAAAGGGCAAATAGCGCTACCAGGCGGGCGAGTAGACCCTACAGATCAGGATACCTGGGATACTGCTTTACGAGAAACGGTGGAGGAAATTGGAGTTGCCAAAGATCGAATTCGCAAAATTGGAGCCTTGAGTTCGTTATACATACCGGTAAGTGATTTCCTGGTCTATCCCTACGTTGCATATTTTGAAGGATTGCCCGTATTTGAAATTCAAGAACAAGAAATTTTAAGTATTCATGAAATCGAACTGGATCAATTGCAATTGGCCGAGAATCGAAAAAACCAGGAACTTAAAACAAGCCAAGGGCCTATCATGACGGTGCCAACCATTCAAATCAACGAATTGGTCATTTGGGGAGCAACCGGAATGATATTAGAAGAATTTACCGATTTATTGATTTAA